The Geminocystis sp. M7585_C2015_104 genome has a window encoding:
- a CDS encoding photosystem II reaction center protein I has protein sequence MLTLKIVVNIVVAFFVLLFIFGFLSGDPARNPGRKDLE, from the coding sequence GTGTTAACCCTAAAAATTGTTGTCAACATAGTAGTGGCATTCTTTGTGTTGTTGTTTATTTTCGGTTTCCTATCCGGGGATCCGGCTCGCAATCCCGGACGCAAGGATCTAGAATAA
- a CDS encoding ATP phosphoribosyltransferase, with protein sequence MLTIALPKGALLEESIQVCQKAGLDFSLFLEEGNRQLQICDCRGLAKAILVRAQDVPVYVEYGQAHLGIVGYDVLREKKAEVAHLADLGFGYCRMSVAVPATSPYRSSLDLPAHSIVASKFVNCAKEYFRSLDLPVEIVPLYGSVELGPITGMSAAIVDLVSTGKTLRENGLVEIDVLFESTAYLIANPLSYRLNCHDIGQWAEKIVGA encoded by the coding sequence ATGTTAACCATCGCACTGCCAAAAGGAGCCCTCTTAGAGGAAAGTATCCAAGTTTGTCAGAAGGCGGGATTGGATTTTAGTTTATTCCTGGAAGAGGGGAATCGCCAGCTACAGATATGCGACTGCCGGGGGTTGGCCAAAGCCATATTAGTTAGGGCTCAAGATGTACCAGTTTATGTAGAATATGGTCAGGCTCATTTGGGCATTGTTGGTTATGACGTTTTAAGGGAGAAAAAAGCAGAAGTTGCCCATCTTGCCGACCTAGGTTTTGGTTACTGTCGCATGTCCGTCGCTGTACCCGCTACGAGCCCCTATAGAAGTTCATTGGACTTACCAGCCCATAGTATTGTAGCATCCAAGTTTGTCAACTGTGCCAAGGAGTATTTTCGTAGTTTAGACCTACCTGTAGAGATTGTACCCCTTTATGGTTCAGTGGAATTAGGGCCTATAACGGGGATGTCGGCGGCGATTGTGGATTTGGTGTCTACTGGTAAAACCCTGAGGGAAAACGGCCTAGTGGAAATAGATGTATTATTTGAAAGTACGGCCTATCTCATAGCCAATCCCCTCAGTTACCGTTTAAACTGTCATGACATTGGCCAATGGGCAGAAAAAATAGTAGGGGCCTAA
- a CDS encoding response regulator transcription factor produces the protein MKILLVEDETELATTLERILLGEGYWVKTCGDGRDALGIIRGGGYDLLILDWMLPGISGLEICKQVRQCFSPPLADIPILFLTAKDTLDDRVVGLDGGADDYIVKPFELRELLARIRALLRRGKSRREGIITAGLEVDWESHLVYRNGRLSKLSDKEIQLLRLFYENPYKLITQEYIYNQLWGQQSPPSSNVVAAMVRLLRRKIESPDAPPLIHTVYGKGYWFGLEQKSSPQA, from the coding sequence ATGAAAATCTTGTTGGTGGAGGATGAGACTGAATTAGCCACAACCTTGGAAAGGATTTTACTGGGGGAAGGTTATTGGGTAAAAACCTGTGGGGATGGGAGGGATGCCTTAGGGATAATTAGGGGGGGAGGTTACGATTTGCTAATCCTGGATTGGATGTTGCCAGGCATTAGTGGATTGGAAATATGTAAACAGGTGCGTCAGTGTTTCTCTCCCCCCTTAGCTGATATTCCTATACTGTTTCTCACCGCCAAGGATACCCTGGATGACAGAGTTGTGGGTTTGGATGGAGGCGCGGATGATTACATAGTCAAACCCTTTGAGTTGAGGGAATTGCTTGCCAGAATTCGGGCTTTGCTGCGACGAGGAAAAAGCCGCCGGGAGGGCATTATAACTGCTGGTTTGGAAGTTGACTGGGAAAGCCATCTGGTTTATCGCAACGGCAGATTGAGCAAATTGTCGGACAAAGAAATACAGTTGCTACGGCTTTTTTATGAAAATCCTTATAAGCTCATTACTCAAGAATACATTTACAATCAACTTTGGGGGCAACAGTCTCCCCCTAGTAGCAATGTGGTGGCAGCCATGGTGAGGCTTCTGAGAAGAAAAATAGAATCTCCTGATGCCCCTCCTCTAATCCATACAGTTTATGGTAAAGGTTATTGGTTTGGACTGGAACAAAAATCTTCCCCACAGGCCTAA